A DNA window from Amphiprion ocellaris isolate individual 3 ecotype Okinawa chromosome 8, ASM2253959v1, whole genome shotgun sequence contains the following coding sequences:
- the baz2a gene encoding bromodomain adjacent to zinc finger domain protein 2A isoform X1, with protein sequence MDSNNHFNYGTHSSANSGLKLSSGDSLYTNGSSMSFPQQGKNMNGEMNVNGVSTVLGSSVPGSHPPSAPYPHMSNHHQSNMGYDYLWGGHPQYGPGMSTSPGHGMHQKQPAPGMVQPQSQHHFQGHGQYQLNGGIESSHQPPVAGSANLPLTGNQYWNRSNPGPQQIGYNSHGMYGTYQSQAHPGITPSQHHQQQSLQPPPHQPSQQHLHSHRHPHHHHQQHQQPQHYGMMPNGMPFYQHQAQRPSLPSPQQQASQQSQPQAQAQMMPPTAQNFTPPRGSPQHHSLGRGSTGSPLPVAVSSAPTTQDCGSPKGHTREQSPQASNVGMSSPMQGQTRDAVKEGDTSYNGSERAPVAQRLPKTDSYQPKPSGAHVGPSSEYRQHSDKPAAQRPEMASPVKDPIVSPAPQSVSPQLSASNAAASASLTKASTPPRVSAAPTSAPGPPTVSSLDVESTPPQISTPPFAPSPAASPRLSSPPPMVQGLRPPTSAATEISPAASKHLSAGSSSSSPLPASPTAVSSGPPVSSSSGSVVHQTKSTLPPTASGPPKTVSSPSTMSKSSSSASISSSEMPGSKPPSMTQRFTDTSGGQHEKPGPPKLISATLCVGANSSSPVVAPSQMSISGLSSSTSLGPCLSKTPSVGSKVCEPAPQCQTYTPAAVDSSLSAASSPPGGVNLPSLAAHDSPSVQPLSTLPLLTTQASRTAPVSSPPALVSVPPAKGTSSGAVQSSDSQRRSSHTTLPCVLEQSSPKSEHHGHSEDRKVSASKRNEKPEEPLPQLDTGGIRSSQVEATETNKSEIRSHKSLTDLPGKPLQTTVTPDQQPKNKHADSEKHHMQSSVKLDAEDSTMIQTPLRKSPQLNSTKVEHLTDEQSFDNSSLAASQYDGNSTCDTPSRLGVSSVLEKNSLLGDSSSYVDDSTHFDDSFHLRKDTSRFDSTSQAEEEPSTTFHTTRDSSFSVEDSRDDTLDSTREEEASEAEETRSSCQTTGESTLESSLNNSAQIEENPVDSSYVSQPGQQGPEAESEPRGHDTPVSAGHINIKTTANETMTPPSFKMRDENFIAFSTPAESPAVHPLQPVTDQTVSAAGGLLKTPGKPRKPQAPKAIWIKTTAPEQVQRKPRVRTPKVEKIKTEEEGGAKDEAPKGRKRKKSVKVDASETSAVSGEAGPLLEEVDPITATIEAVLANASALNTAAEKPKKKRVKKQDQEGNVLKTQKQDAETTADNADENDDDSSTAGESNRRRVATEDQVQFPLQHGWRREIRVKKMENRMKGETWYYTPCGRRMKQFPEIIKYLKRHTDSVVTREHFSFSPRMPVGDFYEERETTEGMKWVLLANEEVPSMIMAITGRRGRPPNPDKEKPRRVRGLKGGQARRPGRPPKPKMIDLLSKVDAKLLKRLEAKEALTEEEKEKLAKIKKKMKRKARMKRREDAKIKKMKAEKKRAKLEQEAKHLELKTEPTDPTAHTATQPASESAAEPKKPGRRRSVKVEATPPIQQTDGERIAQGKRVLGARSKAKALAKAQAEAEAAAQAALAAKRAAERRAQAQRRLEERKRQQLIAEELKKPAEDMCLTDHKPLPELSRIPGVVLSGKAFAHCLALVEFLHGYGKIIGLNIPKDIPSLATLQEGLLGLGDSQGEVQDLLVKLMEAALHDPGLPSYYQSVKILGDKLVELELNRNTVSEVLRIFLESHGYETEVCNTLRTKTFHALPPDTKAAILGFLVEELNSSNIVTSDIDNTLENMAAYRKNKWIIEGKLRKLKAALARRTGRSEEELCFEERRRSARVAEEENLGLEESVVVERGNRRARKEEPKLSDSESPTSASIPELERQIDKLTKRQVFFRKKLLQSSHSMRATLLGQDRYRRRYLALPHLGGVLVEGPEELLTSEDVLVAEVPVIFLKKEPKVEEAPMPTTPPPTLPSSPSATPGQAQTLSPEEDPLPGTASLMSRPRGRGRPRKIKPEVELHLRTAKIRRRRRSSVRSGGEEGPGSPNSGTQDLTQAAFQSWLSQSQEGIANGTCSAAGEAPEGNRPEESVKEMAEKQGQWFNLLPKQPCDDSSLTEPQMPKSPSSPPKLLPQLPSALSTVADPLMQPDPLLPGLAPADPVTSATPQDIPPTACDPPTIPQLVPAPIPPLPAVPAVQTAPAAPAAPATPARPGRRRRRGSRGSSPARRGARGAAAKRRGRPPNSVFQELEQQYFTQLVVKPIPASMVRGWWWIKDPEELYSTLQALHPRGIREKVLHKHLAKHMESLAEMCTKRIDDPVFELKVEEKDLLLEALQQPWQVQEKVMETDISALQWVEDLEQRVIASDLLLKAPPQSAMNDAETSPETTMAEFQPYTIPDPDSTRDDLQYYEHDADPRDDWIVRTKKEWSGLPRIATHPLDLAVLRLANLERNIERRYLKEPLWNPAEVMRLAPLTPTPGEEHPMDVISLESEITSRLRTWRQALDRCRSAPQLCLCLLQLEKAIAWERSVTKVTCQVCRKGDNDECLLLCDGCDRGCHMYCLKPKITQVPEGDWFCPTCVAKDDCDLQRSSKKRTRVKKRRYEDDSSEDEIITRRSGGMATRHKEMAAPSSSSRYSGEGGGTKRRRMTTRNQPDLTFCEIILMEMEAHADAWPFLEPVNPRLVPGYRRIIKNPMDFLTMRERLLQGGYCSCEEFAADAQLVFNNCELFNEDTSEVGMAGHAMRRFFESRWAEFYSNKDK encoded by the exons ATGGATTCAAATAATCATTTCAACTATGGCACCCACTCCTCAGCAAACTCAGGACTGAAACTCTCCTCAGGGGATTCTCTTTATACTAACGGGTCCTCCATGAGTTTTCCTCAGCAGGGGAAGA ATATGAATGGCGAAATGAATGTGAATGGCGTCTCTACTGTACTTGGGTCCAGTGTGCCTGGTTCCCACCCACCATCAGCTCCTTACCCACACATGAGCAACCACCACCAGAGCAACATGGGCTACGACTACTTGTGGGGAGGACACCCTCAGTATGGGCCAGGCATGAGCACCTCTCCTGGGCACGGGATGCACCAAAAGCAGCCTGCACCCGGGATGGTGCAGCCTCAGTCACAGCACCACTTCCAGGGTCACGGACAGTACCAGCTGAATGGGGGAATCGAAAGCTCCCACCAGCCCCCTGTGGCAGGCTCGGCAAACCTGCCTCTCACTGGGAATCAGTACTGGAACAGGAGTAACCCTGGCCCGCAGCAGATAGGTTACAATTCCCACGGCATGTATGGGACCTACCAGAGTCAGGCACACCCTGGGATTACACCGTCACAGCATCACCAGCAGCAGTCCTTACAGCCGCCCCCTCATCAGCCGTCACAGCAGCACCTCCACTCCCACCGTCACCCGCACcatcaccaccagcagcaccagcaaCCGCAGCATTATGGCATGATGCCTAACGGGATGCCCTTCTACCAGCATCAGGCCCAGCGCCCGTCCCTGCCATCACCCCAGCAACAGGCATCACAGCAGTCTCAGCCCCAAGCTCAGGCTCAGATGATGCCCCCAACAGCCCAGAATTTTACTCCTCCACGTGGCAGCCCGCAGCACCACAGCTTAGGCAGAGGAAGCACCGGCAGCCCTCTTCCTGTGGCGGTGTCCTCAGCACCAACAACGCAGGATTGCGGATCACCCAAGGGCCACACCAGGGAACAGAGCCCTCAAGCGAGCAACGTGGGGATGTCTTCACCAATGCAAG GGCAAACGCGGGACGCTGTAAAGGAGGGGGACACAAGCTATAATGGCAGTGAAAGGGCTCCTGTTGCCCAGAGGCTTCCCAAGACCGACAGTTACCAACCCAAACCTTCTGGTGCTCATGTGGGGCCTTCGAGTGAATATCGTCAGCATTCTGATAAGCCGGCAGCTCAGCGTCCAGAAATGGCTTCCCCTGTCAAAGATCCCATCGTTAGCCCAGCCCCCCAGTCTGTGTCACCTCAACTCTCTGCATCAAATGCAGCAGCATCGGCATCTCTAACCAAAGCCTCAACACCACCTCGGGTCTCTGCAGCTCCCACATCTGCTCCTGGACCCCCTACAGTTTCATCCCTTGATGTAGAATCTACTCCCCCTCAAATCTCAACACCTCCCTTTGCTCCATCTCCAGCTGCGTCTCCCAGACTTTCCTCCCCTCCCCCAATGGTGCAAGGCCTCAGGCCTCCCACTTCTGCTGCGACTGAGATATCTCCTGCAGCATCTAAGCATCTGTCAGCAggatcttcttcctcctcccccctgCCTGCATCTCCTACAGCAGTTTCTTCAGGGCCTCCAGTCTCTTCTTCATCAGGGTCTGTGGTTCATCAGACAAAGTCAACATTGCCTCCTACAGCTTCTGGACCTCCAAAAACGGTCTCCTCTCCTTCCACCATGTCCaagtcttcttcttctgcatccATCTCATCTTCTGAGATGCCAGGGTCCAAGCCACCTTCGATGACACAGCGCTTCACTGATACGTCTGGAGGTCAACATGAAAAGCCTGGACCTCCAAAACTGATTTCTGCTACTTTGTGTGTGGGTGCAAATTCCTCATCTCCTGTCGTGGCTCCATCTCAGATGTCAATATCTGGACTGTCATCATCAACATCACTTGGACCTTGTTTATCAAAAACTCCTTCAGTTGGCAGTAAAGTTTGTGAACCAGCACCCCAGTGTCAGACATACACTCCTGCAGCTGTTGATTCAAGTCTTTCTGCAGCGTCATCACCACCAGGGGGGGTAAACTTACCCTCTCTAGCAGCCCATGATAGTCCTTCAGTCCAACCTCTGTCTACCCTACCTCTTCTAACCACTCAAGCCTCCAGGACTGCACCTGTGTCCAGCCCTCCTGCCTTGGTGTCTGTGCCTCCTGCAAAGGGTACATCTTCTGGAGCGGTCCAAAGTTCTGACTCTCAGCGGCGTTCTTCTCACACCACTCTTCCTTGTGTACTAGAGCAGTCGTCTCCAAAGTCAGAGCACCATGGTCACAGTGAGGACAGGAAAGTGTCGGCTagtaaaagaaatgaaaaaccaGAGGAGCCCCTCCCTCAGCTTGATACAGGCGGGATAAGGTCATCACAGGTGGAAGCGACCGAGACTAATAAATCTGAAATTCGCTCACACAAATCCCTCACTGATCTCCCTGGGAAACCCTTACAGACCACAGTGACTCCTGATCAACAGCCCAAGAATAAACATGCTGATTCTGAAAAGCACCACATGCAAAGCAGTGTCAAACTGGATGCAGAGGACTCCACAATGATACAAACTCCACTCAGAAAGTCCCCGCAGCTCAACAGCACAAAAGTAGAACATCTGACAGATGAACAAAGTTTTGATAATTCTTCGCTTGCTGCTTCTCAGTATGATGGCAATTCAACATGTGACACCCCCTCGCGACTGGGTGTGAGCTCTGTCTTGGAAAAGAACTCTCTGTTAGGTGACTCCAGCTCCTATGTAGATGACTCCACTCACTTTGACGACAGCTTTCACCTGAGAAAGGACACGTCTCGGTTTGACAGCACTTCCCAAGCTGAAGAGGAACCATCTACTACATTTCACACCACTAGAGACAGCAGCTTTTCTGTAGAGGACTCCAGAGATGACACATTGGACTCCACCAGGGAAGAGGAAGCCTCTGAGGCAGAGGAGACCAGGAGCAGTTGCCAAACTACAGGAGAATCCACGTTGGAGTCTTCTCTAAACAACAGCGCTCAGATTGAAGAGAATCCCGTTGACTCAAGTTATGTGTCTCAGCCAGGTCAGCAAG GACCTGAAGCAGAGTCGGAGCCCAGAGGACATGATACACCAGTCTCAGCCGGACACATTAATATTAAGACCACTGCTAATGAGACGATGACACCCCCGAGTTTCAAGATGAGAGATGAGAACTTCATCGCATTCAGTACCCCAGCAGAGAGCCCCGCTGTACACCCACTCCAACCAGTAACTGATCAGACTGTGTCCGCTGCTGGAGGACTTCTGAAAACCCCAGGGAAACCACGCAAACCTCAAGCTCCAAAGGCAATATGGATTAAAACCACAG cTCCTGAACAGGTCCAACGGAAGCCTCGGGTACGAACCCCCAAAGTGGAGAAGATAAAGACTGAGGAAGAGGGAGGTGCTAAGGACGAGGCACCTAAgggcagaaagaggaagaagtctGTCAAGGTCGATGCCAGTGAAACGTCTGCTGTATCTGGGGAGGCTGGGCCTCTCTTAGAAGAGGTTGATCCAATAACAGCCACAATCGAAGCTGTTCTGGCCAACGCTTCAGCTCTCAATACAGCAGCCGAAAAACCCAAGAAGAAAAGAGTTAAGAAGCAGGACCAAGAGGGAAATGtactcaaaacacaaaaacaagatgccGAAACGACTGCTGACAACGCTGATGAAAATGATGACGACAGCTCCACTGCAG GTGAATCTAACAGACGAAGGGTTGCGACAGAGGACCAGGTCCAGTTCCCTCTGCAACACGG CTGGAGGAGAGAGATTCGTGTGAAGAAAATGGAAAACCGCATGAAGGGTGAAACCTGGTACTACACGCCTTGTGGAAGGAGGATGAAGCAGTTTCCAGAAATCATCAAG TACTTGAAGAGACATACAGACAGTGTGGTCACCAGAGAACACTTCAGTTTCAGTCCAAGAATGCCTGTTGGAGACTTCTATGAAGAGAGAGAAACTACAGAG GGTATGAAGTGGGTCCTCTTGGCTAACGAGGAGGTTCCCTCTATGATAATGGCCATCACCGGTCGGCGTGGTCGACCTCCAAACCCTGATAAAGAGAAACCTCGCAGGGTTCGTGGTCTGAAGGGAGGACAGGCTCGGCGCCCTGGTAGACCTCCAAAACCCAAGATGATCGACCTCCTTAGCAAAGTTGACGCTAAGCTGCTGAAGCGTCTTGAGGCCAAGG AAGCCCTCacggaggaggaaaaagagaaactagcaaaaatcaaaaagaaaatgaagagaaag GCAAGAATGAAGAGAAGGGAGGATGCAAAGATCAAGAAGATGAAAGCAGAAAAGAAGAGAGCCAAG CTTGAGCAAGAGGCCAAACACCTCGAGCTGAAGACTGAACCAACAGACCCGACAGCCCACACAGCCACACAGCCTGCATCAGAATCTGCTGCAGAGCCCAAGAAGCCCGGCCGCAGGAGGTCAGTCAAGGTTGAGGCCACTCCACCAATACAGCAGACAGACGGGGAGAGGATAGCCCAGGGCAAGAGGGTGCTGGGTGCTCGGAGTAAAGCCAAGGCCCTGGCTAAAGCTCAGGCAGAGGcagaggcagcagctcaggCAGCGCTGGCAGCTAAGAGGGCAGCAGAGCGGAGAGCACAGGCCCAGAGACGTCTAGAGGAGCGGAAGAGGCAGCAGTTGATTGCAGAAGAGCTGAAGAAGCCCGCAGAGGACATGTGTCTCACTGACCACAAG CCTCTGCCAGAGCTGTCCCGTATCCCTGGTGTAGTCCTCTCTGGAAAAGCCTTTGCACACTGCCTGGCTCTCGTTGAGTTCCTACACGGTTACGGAAAGATCATTGGTCTCAATATACCCAAGGACATCCCCAGCCTTGCTACTCTGCAGGAAGGCCTCCTCGGTCTTGGTGACAGCCAAGGAGAAGTCCAGGACCTACTGGTGAAGCTTATGGAGGCTGCTCTGCACGATCCAGGCCTGCCGTCTTATTATCAG TCTGTAAAGATCCTCGGTGATAAGCTGGTTGAGTTGGAGCTGAACCGCAACACAGTTTCAGAAGTGCTCCGCATCTTTTTGGAATCTCATGGTTACGAGACAGAGGTTTGCAACACACTAAGGACCAAAACATTTCATGCTCTGCCTCCTGACACCAAGGCGGCCATCCTGGGTTTCCTGGTGGAAGAgctcaacagcagcaacattgtGACGAG tGACATCGACAACACATTGGAAAACATGGCAGCCTACAGGAAGAACAAGTGGATCATTGAGGGGAAACTGCGCAA ACTGAAGGCGGCGCTAGCACGTCGAACAGGACGCTCAGAGGAAGAGCTGTGCTTCGAGGAGAGGAGGCGCAGTGCCAGAGTAGCCGAGGAGGAGAACCTCGGTCTGGAGGAAAGCGTAGTCGTGGAGAGAGGAAACCGTCGGGCACGCAAAGAAGAACCCAAACTCAGTGAT AGTGAGAGCCCTACCAGTGCCAGCATTCCAGAGCTTGAAAGGCAGATAGATAAGCTAACCAAG CGCCAGGTGTTTTTCCGTAAAAAGCTGCTACAGTCGTCTCATTCCATGCGGGCCACATTGCTGGGTCAGGACCGTTACCGGCGCAGATACTTGGCCCTACCTCACCTCGGAGGAGTTCTAGTCGAGGGGCCCGAAGAGCTGCTAA CTTCTGAAGATGTCCTTGTAGCTGAGGTGCCTGTTATTTTCCTCAAAAAGGAGCCCAAAGTTGAGGAGGCTCCCATGCCGACCACTCCACCTCCCACTCTgccttcctctccttctgccACTCCGGGACAGGCCCAGACCTTGTCTCCAGAAGAGGACCCCCTCCCTGGCACTGCATCCCTCATGAGCAGGCCGCGAGGACGTGGACGTCCCCGAAAAATCAAACCCGAAGTTGAGCTTCATCTCCGCACGGCCAAGATCCGCCGCCGGCGTCGAAGTAGCGTCAGGTCTGGGGGCGAGGAAGGGCCAGGATCACCGAACAGCGGCACACAAGACCTCACACAAGCAGCTTTCCAGAGCTGGCTCAGTCAGTCCCAGGAAGGAATCGCTAACGGCACGTGCTCGGCAGCAGGAGAAGCTCCAGAGGGTAATCGACCAGAGGAGAGCGTGAAGGAAATGGCAGAGAAACAAGGCCAGTGGTTCAACCTGCTTCCCAAACAGCCGTGTGATGACAGCTCTTTGACTGAACCCCAGATGCCCAAATCGCCCAGCTCACCCCCTAAACTCCTCCCTCAGCTCCCAAGTGCTCTATCCACAGTCGCTGATCCTCTTATGCAG CCGGACCCACTCTTGCCTGGCTTGGCTCCTGCTGACCCTGTGACCTCAGCAACACCACAGGACATTCCCCCTACTGCTTGTGATCCACCAACAATCCCTCAGCTTGTTCCAGCTCCCATCCCTCCTCTTCCGGCTGTTCCGGCTGTTCAGACTGCTCCGGCTGCTCCAGCTGCTCCTGCCACCCCCGCCAGGCCAGGACGCAGGCGGAGGAGAGGCAGCAGAGGCAGCAGTCCTGCCCGGAGAGGGGCACGAGGAGCTGCAGCTAAACGCCGCGGCCGCCCACCCAACTCTGTTTTCCAAGAACTCGAGCAACAGTACTTCACACAACTGGTGGTCAAGCCCATTCCAGCAT CGATGGTTCGTGGCTGGTGGTGGATCAAGGATCCAGAAGAACTGTACAGCACCTTACAGGCCCTTCATCCAAGGGGCATCAGGGAGAAGGTCCTCCATAAGCATTTGGCCAAACACATGGAGAGCTTAGCTGAGATGTGCACCAAACGTATCGACG ACCCAGTTTTTGAGCTGAAGGTAGAGGAGAAGGATTTGCTGCTGGAGGCTCTGCAGCAGCCCTGGCAGGTGCAGGAAAAAGTAATGGAGACGGACATCAGCGCCCTACAGTGGGTGGAGGACCTGGAGCAGCGGGTCATTGCTTCTGACCTCCTTCTGAAG GCACCTCCTCAGAGTGCAATGAATGATGCTGAAACAAGCCCAGAGACAACAATGGCTGAATTTCAG CCTTACACAATCCCAGATCCCGATTCCACACGCGATGACCTTCAGTACTACGAACACGACGCCGATCCACGTGATGACTGGATTGTGCGGACCAAGAAGGAGTGGTCTGGCTTGCCTCGTATCGCCACACACCCGCTGGACCTGGCCGTGCTGCGGCTAGCCAACCTTGAGCGAAACATTGAGAGACGCTATCTAAAGGAGCCGCTCTGGAACCCGGCTGAAGTGATGCGTCTTGCTCCTCTCACCCCCACACCCGGAGAGGAGCATCCCATGGATGTCATCAG tCTGGAAAGTGAAATCACCTCTCGACTACGAACGTGGCGGCAGGCTCTGGATCGCTGCCGCAGTGCTCCCCAGCTCTGTCTGTGCTTACTTCAGCTGGAAAAGGCGATTGCTTGGGAGAGATCTGTGACTAAAGTG ACTTGCCAGGTTTGCAGGAAGGGAGACAATGATGAGTGCCTGTTGCTGTGTGACGGCTGTGATCGGGGCTGCCACATGTACTGCCTGAAACCCAAAATCACCCAGGTGCCAGAGGGAGACTGGTTTTGTCCAACCTGCGTTGCAAAG GATGATTGTGATTTGCAACGCTCTTCCAAAAAGCGCACCAGGGTGAAGAAGAGAAGATACGAAGATGACAGCTCTGAGGACGAGATAATAACACGGCGTAGTGGCGGCATGGCAACGCGGCACAAGGAGATGGCGGCTCCTTCCTCATCTTCCCGTTACTCTGGAGAAGGAGGCGGCACTAAACGGCGCCGCATGACAACACGCAACCAACCCGACCTCACCTTCTGCGA GATCATTCTAATGGAGATGGAGGCTCATGCAGATGCCTGGCCATTCCTTGAACCCGTCAACCCCCGACTAGTGCCAGGCTACCGCCGCATCATCAAGAACCCCATGGACTTCCTCACCATGAGAGAAAGACTGCTACAGGGAGG ATACTGCAGCTGTGAGGAGTTTGCAGCAGACGCTCAGCTGGTCTTCAACAACTGTGAGCTCTTCAACGAGGACACGTCGGAGGTGGGAATGGCTGGACACGCCATGAGGCGTTTCTTTGAGAGCCGCTGGGCGGAGTTCTACTCAAATAAGGACAAATAG